The following are encoded in a window of Mycobacterium sp. ELW1 genomic DNA:
- a CDS encoding acyl-CoA dehydrogenase family protein, whose translation MDFSRVELAAEDQQFLEEVRHFLTTHITDEVIRHDRETGDNFHEGVHLALGAAGYLEAEWKPESEGGFSRVRRRIWELEKRRFHVPWVTWGTTSMVARSVDTFGSEELKAEVLPGVFSGHVRLCLGYTEPEGGSDVATCKTRAVKDGSTWVINGSKMFTTGAHNCQYVFLITNTDPDAAKHKSLTMFLVPLDLPGIEIQGLRTVDGDRTNIVYYSDVRVDDKYRLGEVNGGWTVLREPLNVEHGAVAAAADGLADVSIMMHQANFMATAVDKAAAAVGRSDPNGRRAVDDGAVAYRLGRSTARMEAALSSPSLYGRVAIAQTMRDISPDLMDILGAAATLPVETAGAADDGASEYVYRFAPLSGIYGGTLEVFRNMIGQYVLGLGKPAYAPQPKKLS comes from the coding sequence ATGGATTTCTCACGCGTAGAGCTGGCTGCCGAGGACCAGCAGTTCCTCGAGGAGGTCCGCCACTTCCTGACGACCCACATCACCGACGAGGTGATCCGGCACGACCGGGAGACCGGCGACAACTTCCACGAGGGTGTGCATCTGGCGCTCGGTGCGGCCGGGTACCTCGAGGCCGAGTGGAAACCGGAATCCGAGGGCGGGTTCAGCCGCGTTCGCCGGCGGATCTGGGAGCTGGAGAAGCGACGGTTTCACGTCCCGTGGGTCACCTGGGGCACCACGTCGATGGTGGCGCGCTCGGTCGACACCTTCGGCTCCGAGGAACTCAAAGCCGAAGTGCTGCCGGGTGTTTTCAGCGGGCACGTCCGGTTGTGTCTCGGCTACACCGAGCCCGAAGGGGGCTCGGATGTGGCCACCTGCAAGACCCGCGCCGTGAAGGATGGATCAACGTGGGTGATTAATGGCTCGAAGATGTTCACCACCGGTGCGCACAACTGCCAGTACGTCTTCCTGATCACCAACACCGATCCGGACGCGGCGAAGCACAAGAGTCTCACCATGTTCCTCGTTCCGCTGGACTTGCCGGGCATCGAGATTCAGGGTCTGCGCACCGTCGACGGCGACCGGACGAACATCGTCTATTACAGCGACGTCCGGGTCGACGACAAGTACCGCCTCGGCGAGGTCAACGGTGGCTGGACCGTCTTGCGCGAACCGCTCAACGTCGAGCACGGTGCGGTGGCCGCCGCCGCCGACGGCCTGGCCGACGTGTCGATCATGATGCACCAGGCCAACTTCATGGCCACCGCGGTCGACAAGGCGGCCGCCGCCGTCGGCCGATCCGATCCGAACGGCCGGCGTGCCGTCGACGACGGTGCGGTGGCTTACCGACTGGGCCGCAGCACGGCCCGGATGGAGGCCGCCCTGAGTTCACCGAGTCTCTACGGCAGGGTTGCGATCGCACAGACCATGCGCGACATCTCACCGGACCTGATGGACATTCTCGGTGCCGCGGCAACGCTTCCGGTGGAGACCGCCGGCGCCGCCGACGATGGGGCGTCGGAGTACGTGTACCGCTTCGCGCCGCTGTCCGGAATCTACGGCGGCACGCTGGAGGTCTTCCGCAACATGATCGGCCAATACGTGCTGGGGCTGGGCAAGCCCGCGTACGCACCTCAACCGAAGAAGCTGTCATGA
- a CDS encoding acyl-CoA dehydrogenase family protein, which translates to MDRYELRRLDYSLSEDHTDLQTAYRQFFKTHSTIETVRAAEAGGFDKSLWERLCAMGATTMAVPESAGGDGATMVDLTLVAEELGRYIAPVPWIDHVCAVRLLAGLGALTDEVMSGNQIAGLDAALDSVTGKRLIPTGSIADHIIVRDGDDVVLLTFGTRPAKVDNIGRLPMAWVDPAAADTRTVLGTGPDALAEYARALDEWRLLTASALVGLVEETMTIAAEFAKSRYTLGVPIATLQAISHPLANMVITVEGGRNLARRAAWFLDNEPHARPELAPSAFVFMAEEAAKAATMAVHIQGGLGVSSEAAATAYLVRARGWPLAGGDPGASAKQIGRLLADRETA; encoded by the coding sequence ATGGATCGCTACGAACTGCGCAGGCTCGACTACAGCCTCTCCGAGGACCACACCGATCTACAGACCGCTTACCGGCAGTTCTTCAAGACCCACAGCACGATTGAGACCGTGCGGGCCGCCGAGGCGGGCGGTTTCGACAAGAGTCTGTGGGAACGGTTGTGCGCCATGGGCGCAACGACCATGGCCGTCCCCGAGTCGGCCGGTGGCGATGGTGCCACCATGGTGGACCTGACGCTGGTGGCCGAGGAACTCGGGCGTTACATCGCTCCGGTGCCGTGGATCGACCATGTCTGCGCTGTCCGCCTGCTGGCCGGCCTCGGCGCACTCACCGACGAGGTGATGAGCGGCAATCAGATCGCCGGGTTGGACGCCGCACTGGACAGCGTCACCGGCAAGCGGCTGATCCCGACGGGTTCGATCGCCGACCACATCATCGTCCGCGACGGGGACGATGTTGTTCTCCTCACTTTCGGAACGAGGCCGGCCAAGGTAGACAACATCGGCCGGCTCCCGATGGCGTGGGTCGATCCCGCCGCCGCGGACACCCGCACGGTGCTGGGCACCGGGCCGGACGCACTAGCTGAATATGCTCGGGCGCTGGATGAATGGCGGTTGCTGACCGCGTCCGCGCTCGTCGGTCTGGTCGAGGAAACCATGACCATCGCCGCCGAGTTCGCCAAGTCCCGCTACACCCTGGGTGTCCCGATCGCCACCCTGCAGGCCATCTCGCATCCGTTGGCCAACATGGTGATCACGGTCGAAGGAGGACGCAACCTGGCTCGCCGCGCTGCGTGGTTCCTCGACAACGAGCCGCACGCGCGCCCGGAGTTGGCGCCGTCGGCCTTCGTCTTCATGGCCGAGGAAGCCGCCAAAGCGGCGACGATGGCCGTGCACATCCAGGGTGGTCTCGGGGTGTCGTCGGAGGCCGCGGCGACCGCGTACCTGGTGCGGGCCAGAGGCTGGCCACTGGCCGGTGGTGATCCCGGCGCGAGCGCCAAGCAGATCGGGCGCCTGCTCGCAGACCGCGAAACCGCCTAG
- a CDS encoding amidohydrolase family protein — MTRKVIDGLVNVHFGEAERQPSWMLKVRDDYFKGPQSMFAPVDLGELLDEMDAQGVQKAVLMDNIVTPSVTARKFAEMRPDRFALAMGGLNLLKPMPTLRELTAIVADLPVVYAAVGPSFWGDAQYPPSDAVYYPLYTKCAELDLPLCLNTGLPGPPIPGEVQNPIHLDRVCVRFPELRLCMIHGADPWWDVAIRLMIKYENLRLMTSAWSPKRLPDSLLHYMRTRGPNKVMFGSDWPVLRMHRVVPEAEALDLPPEVLDNYLYNNANDFFFRER, encoded by the coding sequence ATGACGCGCAAGGTGATAGACGGTCTGGTCAACGTCCACTTCGGTGAGGCAGAGCGGCAACCGAGCTGGATGCTCAAGGTCCGCGACGACTACTTCAAGGGGCCGCAGTCGATGTTCGCCCCGGTGGACCTCGGTGAGTTGCTCGACGAGATGGATGCCCAGGGTGTGCAGAAGGCTGTCCTGATGGACAACATCGTCACGCCGTCTGTGACGGCGCGGAAGTTCGCCGAAATGCGACCGGACCGGTTCGCCTTGGCGATGGGCGGTCTGAACCTGCTCAAACCGATGCCGACCCTGCGCGAACTGACCGCGATCGTCGCCGACCTGCCGGTTGTGTATGCCGCTGTGGGGCCGAGCTTCTGGGGTGATGCGCAGTATCCGCCCAGCGACGCCGTCTACTACCCGCTCTACACCAAGTGTGCCGAGTTGGATCTGCCGCTGTGTCTGAACACCGGACTGCCCGGTCCGCCGATCCCGGGCGAGGTCCAGAATCCGATCCATCTGGACCGGGTTTGCGTGCGGTTCCCGGAATTGCGGCTGTGCATGATCCACGGCGCCGATCCCTGGTGGGATGTCGCGATCCGGTTGATGATCAAGTACGAGAACCTGCGCCTGATGACCTCTGCGTGGTCACCGAAGCGCTTGCCGGACAGCCTGCTTCACTACATGCGCACCCGCGGACCGAACAAGGTGATGTTCGGCTCCGATTGGCCGGTGCTCAGAATGCACCGCGTCGTACCGGAAGCCGAGGCGCTGGATTTACCGCCCGAAGTCCTCGACAACTATCTGTACAACAACGCCAACGATTTCTTCTTCAGGGAGCGCTGA
- a CDS encoding acyl-CoA synthetase: protein MPEWTIGAVLDAIAEVIPDRPMTICGERTSTFAESADRTRRLANFLAGSGFGAHRERNDLENWECGQDRVALIMHNDLYPDMVIGCLKARVVPVNVNHHYTSREVDELLAYVKPRAVIYHRALGATFADVLPPESAKVLISIDDGSEGPDLPGAIDLEDALAEGDQDQNIEPSPDDVLMICTGGTTGRPKGVMWRQSDTYAVSMNGADHESVTEIHDKLGTPGAPWFAVSPLMHAAGMWTAFAGVLNGQTVVLYDSAKFDPHRVLSTAQRHKVGMMTMVGDAYAAPLVEELRRGGYDLSSLFALATGGAATNLKHQQALLELLPDIILINGYGSSETGNVGFGRSVRGDHKDTFELRDGALVLAEDYSRFLRAGEDQVGWVARAGRIPLGYFDDAEATRRTFPQVDGARVVISGDRGSLAPDGTLRLFGRDSLVVNTGGEKVFVEEVEEVLRAHPDVADALVVGRPSERWGQELVALVALRTDVPHDALREHCASQLARYKAPKEFIVVDQVRRLGNGKADYRWAKETANSKVSLP, encoded by the coding sequence GTGCCCGAATGGACGATCGGCGCGGTGCTCGACGCCATCGCCGAGGTGATCCCCGACCGGCCGATGACGATCTGCGGCGAGCGCACCAGCACCTTCGCCGAGTCGGCCGACCGCACGCGCCGGTTGGCGAACTTCCTGGCCGGCAGTGGGTTTGGCGCCCACCGTGAACGGAACGACCTGGAGAACTGGGAGTGTGGCCAGGACCGGGTCGCGCTGATCATGCACAACGATCTGTACCCCGACATGGTCATCGGGTGTCTCAAGGCACGCGTCGTGCCGGTCAACGTGAACCACCACTACACGTCCCGAGAAGTCGACGAGCTGCTCGCCTACGTCAAGCCACGCGCGGTGATCTATCACCGTGCGCTGGGCGCCACGTTCGCCGACGTGCTGCCACCGGAGAGCGCCAAGGTGCTGATCTCGATCGACGACGGCAGCGAAGGACCGGATCTTCCGGGCGCGATCGATCTGGAAGATGCGCTGGCAGAGGGCGATCAGGATCAGAACATCGAACCTTCACCGGACGACGTGCTGATGATCTGCACCGGCGGCACGACGGGCCGGCCGAAAGGGGTGATGTGGCGCCAATCCGACACCTATGCCGTCTCGATGAACGGTGCCGACCACGAGTCGGTCACCGAGATCCACGACAAACTCGGCACACCCGGTGCGCCGTGGTTCGCGGTGTCCCCGCTGATGCATGCGGCCGGGATGTGGACGGCGTTCGCCGGCGTGCTGAACGGCCAGACCGTGGTGCTCTACGACTCCGCGAAGTTCGATCCGCACCGGGTCCTGTCGACCGCGCAACGGCACAAGGTCGGCATGATGACGATGGTCGGCGACGCGTACGCCGCCCCCCTGGTCGAGGAGCTGCGACGCGGCGGGTACGACCTGTCCTCGTTGTTCGCGTTGGCGACGGGCGGAGCGGCGACCAACCTCAAGCATCAGCAAGCCCTGCTGGAGCTGCTGCCCGACATCATCCTGATCAACGGCTACGGATCGTCGGAGACGGGCAACGTCGGGTTCGGGCGCAGTGTGCGCGGCGACCACAAGGACACCTTCGAATTGCGAGACGGCGCATTGGTTCTCGCCGAGGACTACAGCCGCTTCCTCCGCGCTGGTGAGGACCAGGTCGGCTGGGTGGCCCGCGCAGGCCGGATCCCGCTGGGCTACTTCGACGACGCCGAGGCCACCCGCAGGACCTTCCCTCAGGTCGACGGTGCGCGGGTGGTGATCTCCGGGGACCGCGGCTCGCTGGCACCGGACGGGACGCTGCGGCTGTTCGGCAGGGACTCACTGGTGGTCAACACCGGCGGGGAGAAGGTCTTCGTCGAGGAGGTCGAAGAGGTGCTGCGTGCGCACCCCGATGTCGCGGACGCTCTGGTGGTCGGACGGCCCAGCGAGCGGTGGGGCCAGGAGCTCGTCGCACTGGTGGCGCTGCGTACCGACGTGCCGCACGACGCACTGCGCGAGCACTGCGCATCGCAACTTGCCCGCTACAAGGCGCCGAAGGAGTTCATCGTCGTCGACCAGGTCAGACGCCTGGGCAACGGCAAGGCGGATTATCGGTGGGCCAAAGAGACTGCCAACAGCAAGGTTTCGCTGCCATGA
- a CDS encoding amidohydrolase family protein: protein MTLDYRAIDVDNHYYEPIDSFTRHLPKEFKRRGVQMLTEGKRTFAVMGGVVNQFIPNPTFDPIIEPGCLDLLFRGEIPDGVDPGSLMKVDRLADHPEYQNRDARVKVLDKQNLETVFMLPTFACGVEEALKRDIEATMASVHAFNLWLDEDWGFDRPDHRFLSAPIISLADPDAAAAEVEFVLSRGAKIVCVRPAPVPGRVKPRSLGDPLHDPVWARLAEADVPVVFHLSDSGYLAISALWGGTGTFEGFGKRDPLDTVLLDDRAIHDSMASMIVHQVFTRHPKLKVASIENGSYFVYRLIKRLKKAANNAPYHFKEDPVAQLKNNVWIAPYYEDDVKLLADTIGVDKILFGSDWPHGEGLADPMSFTADIPQFPEFSAEDTRKVMRDNALDLLGVSVPSRV from the coding sequence ATGACTTTGGACTACAGGGCGATTGACGTCGATAACCACTACTACGAGCCGATCGATTCATTTACCCGGCATCTGCCCAAGGAGTTCAAGCGCCGTGGCGTGCAGATGCTGACCGAGGGCAAGCGCACCTTCGCGGTCATGGGCGGCGTCGTCAACCAGTTCATTCCAAACCCGACGTTCGACCCGATCATCGAGCCGGGATGCCTGGACTTGTTGTTCCGTGGCGAGATCCCCGACGGCGTCGACCCGGGGTCGCTGATGAAGGTCGACCGGCTGGCCGACCACCCCGAATATCAGAATCGGGACGCGCGGGTAAAGGTCCTGGACAAGCAGAACCTCGAAACCGTGTTCATGCTGCCGACTTTCGCGTGCGGGGTCGAGGAGGCGCTCAAGCGCGACATCGAGGCGACGATGGCCTCGGTGCACGCCTTCAACCTGTGGCTCGACGAGGACTGGGGTTTCGACCGTCCCGACCACCGGTTCCTTTCGGCACCGATCATCTCGCTGGCCGACCCGGATGCGGCGGCGGCCGAGGTGGAGTTCGTGCTGAGCCGCGGCGCCAAGATCGTCTGCGTGCGGCCGGCGCCGGTGCCGGGGCGGGTCAAGCCACGCTCGCTCGGCGATCCGCTGCACGACCCGGTGTGGGCCCGGCTGGCCGAAGCGGACGTACCGGTGGTCTTCCACCTGTCCGACAGTGGCTACCTTGCGATTTCGGCACTGTGGGGTGGTACCGGAACCTTCGAGGGTTTCGGCAAGCGTGATCCACTCGACACCGTGCTGCTCGACGACCGCGCGATTCACGACTCGATGGCGTCGATGATCGTGCACCAGGTCTTCACCCGACACCCCAAGCTCAAGGTGGCGAGCATCGAGAACGGCTCCTACTTCGTCTACCGGTTGATCAAGCGGTTGAAGAAGGCCGCCAACAACGCGCCGTACCACTTCAAGGAGGATCCGGTCGCGCAGCTGAAGAACAACGTCTGGATCGCCCCGTACTACGAGGACGACGTCAAGCTGCTCGCCGACACGATCGGTGTGGACAAGATCCTGTTCGGCTCGGACTGGCCGCACGGCGAGGGTCTGGCCGACCCGATGAGCTTCACCGCCGACATCCCGCAGTTCCCCGAGTTCAGCGCCGAAGACACCCGGAAGGTGATGCGAGACAACGCCTTGGACCTGCTCGGTGTCTCCGTGCCGTCAAGGGTCTGA
- a CDS encoding enoyl-CoA hydratase, with amino-acid sequence MTDTRADVTANPAAATPVLYEVLDSGVAVLTFNRPERMNGWGGGLAAGFYAGMDAAEADSAVRAIVVTGSGRAFCAGADMGDLSSISSATVDSAGEADLTKMVGERHPLFVTTVSKPVIAAINGACAGIGLTQALMCDIRFAAAGAKFSTSFVRRGLIAEYGISWILPKVVGWGAALDLLMSGRVFYAEEALELGMVKEVVPPDELLSRAIEYAQDIAANCAPNSLAVIKRQVYGDALRDAQDASGRAEALMHESMQRPDFIEGITAFFEKRPPNFPPLT; translated from the coding sequence GTGACCGACACTCGCGCAGATGTCACCGCGAATCCCGCTGCGGCCACGCCCGTTCTCTACGAGGTGCTCGACAGCGGTGTCGCGGTCCTGACGTTCAACCGTCCCGAGCGGATGAACGGCTGGGGCGGTGGGCTGGCCGCCGGTTTCTATGCGGGTATGGACGCCGCCGAGGCCGACTCGGCTGTTCGCGCGATCGTGGTGACCGGCAGCGGGCGTGCCTTCTGTGCTGGGGCCGATATGGGCGACCTGTCATCGATCAGTTCCGCCACCGTCGACAGTGCCGGCGAGGCGGACCTGACCAAGATGGTGGGCGAGCGGCATCCGCTGTTCGTCACCACCGTGAGCAAGCCTGTGATCGCCGCGATCAACGGCGCCTGCGCCGGCATCGGGCTGACCCAGGCCCTGATGTGTGACATCCGCTTCGCTGCGGCCGGGGCCAAGTTCAGCACCTCGTTCGTCCGCCGCGGCCTCATCGCCGAATACGGCATCTCGTGGATCCTGCCCAAGGTCGTCGGGTGGGGGGCCGCGCTGGACCTGCTGATGAGCGGCCGGGTGTTCTACGCCGAGGAGGCCCTCGAACTCGGCATGGTCAAGGAAGTCGTCCCACCGGACGAATTACTCAGCCGCGCAATCGAATACGCGCAAGACATCGCCGCCAACTGCGCTCCGAACTCGCTGGCCGTCATCAAGCGTCAGGTCTATGGCGACGCGCTGCGCGACGCGCAGGACGCCAGCGGGCGGGCCGAGGCGCTGATGCACGAGTCCATGCAACGCCCCGATTTCATCGAGGGCATCACCGCGTTCTTCGAGAAGCGGCCGCCGAACTTCCCGCCCCTGACGTGA
- a CDS encoding dihydrodipicolinate synthase family protein: MATARDARDWARTGLHGIGDSLYTPFTGTDGDDIDWDAYRALVRYCVGELKHPMLWCTSGIAEFWSLTLDERKRLLEIAIEEGRRANPDVVIQACTAATAAKDCVELTVHAQEAGADIAYIQTPMMETHGGEGVLRFFRYVADRTDIALGMFNSPSSGYVLTPAEGARIYAEIAAVCATKEGAFRPGNTRLLHELAPGLVIWECDLTVYRAGWLRAGIVGPAQLGTAGYLNETPQRPIISEYWALVWADKLVEAMDYAEKSGLDQFGIDMGNWFTCYPGRPDYFTHWAGAFKYAASLLGLPIGDYPHSRPPQTEVPEAGKAQIEKAYQRLGLIER; the protein is encoded by the coding sequence ATGGCCACAGCGCGCGACGCCCGGGACTGGGCACGCACGGGACTGCACGGTATCGGCGACAGCCTCTACACACCGTTCACCGGAACCGACGGTGACGACATTGACTGGGACGCCTATCGGGCATTGGTAAGGTACTGCGTCGGGGAGCTCAAGCACCCGATGCTGTGGTGCACCAGCGGTATCGCCGAGTTCTGGTCGCTGACCCTTGACGAGCGAAAGCGGTTGCTGGAGATCGCAATCGAGGAGGGCCGGCGGGCAAACCCGGATGTCGTGATCCAGGCCTGCACTGCGGCCACGGCGGCCAAGGACTGTGTCGAGCTGACTGTGCATGCCCAGGAAGCAGGCGCCGACATCGCCTATATCCAGACGCCGATGATGGAAACCCACGGTGGTGAGGGCGTGCTGCGCTTCTTTCGCTACGTCGCCGATCGCACCGATATCGCGCTCGGCATGTTCAACTCGCCATCGTCGGGATACGTGCTGACGCCCGCGGAGGGGGCACGCATCTATGCCGAGATTGCCGCGGTGTGCGCGACGAAGGAGGGTGCCTTCCGGCCGGGTAATACCCGGCTGCTGCACGAGCTGGCGCCGGGCCTGGTGATCTGGGAATGCGATCTCACGGTGTACCGCGCGGGCTGGTTGCGAGCCGGGATCGTCGGCCCTGCCCAGCTGGGGACCGCGGGTTATCTGAACGAGACGCCGCAGCGGCCGATCATCTCCGAATACTGGGCGCTGGTCTGGGCCGACAAACTCGTCGAGGCGATGGACTACGCCGAGAAGTCGGGGCTGGATCAGTTCGGGATCGACATGGGCAACTGGTTCACCTGCTACCCGGGCCGTCCCGACTACTTCACCCACTGGGCTGGCGCATTCAAATACGCCGCATCACTACTGGGATTGCCGATCGGCGACTATCCGCATTCGCGCCCGCCGCAGACCGAAGTGCCCGAGGCTGGAAAGGCTCAGATCGAGAAGGCTTACCAGCGGCTCGGTCTCATCGAACGCTGA
- a CDS encoding SDR family oxidoreductase produces MDLGLGDATAVVVGGGRGMGFAAARCLADDGARVALIGRTAAVLDAAADELAGRGSPDALALVADTGDDAQVQRAFDHIGGRWGGQLNILINAVGPSVQGTFDDLTDDQWRRAIDEGALGMVRCVRAALPLLRAAEWARIVNFAAQSTQRQSARLAAYTAAKAMVTSVSKNLSLHLAPDEILVNVVSPGSIASEALTGWAESVGVDGNDPYALMAAIDEHFGHPAHLPRAGLPDEIGPVVAFLASKRNSYMTGANINVDGGSDFT; encoded by the coding sequence ATGGATCTCGGGCTCGGTGACGCCACCGCCGTCGTGGTCGGCGGCGGGCGCGGAATGGGGTTCGCCGCCGCACGATGCCTGGCCGACGACGGCGCCCGGGTCGCGCTGATCGGCCGCACCGCGGCGGTGCTCGACGCCGCAGCCGATGAGCTGGCTGGACGGGGCAGCCCGGATGCGCTGGCATTGGTGGCCGACACCGGCGACGACGCGCAGGTTCAGCGCGCCTTCGATCACATCGGGGGTCGCTGGGGTGGGCAGCTCAACATTCTCATCAACGCTGTAGGGCCAAGTGTGCAAGGCACTTTCGACGATCTGACCGATGACCAGTGGCGTAGGGCGATCGACGAGGGCGCGCTCGGGATGGTGCGCTGTGTGCGCGCGGCACTTCCGCTGCTACGCGCCGCTGAGTGGGCCCGCATCGTCAACTTCGCCGCCCAGTCCACGCAACGCCAGAGCGCGCGGCTCGCGGCCTACACCGCGGCCAAGGCCATGGTCACCAGCGTCTCCAAGAACCTCTCGTTGCACCTCGCGCCCGACGAGATCCTGGTCAACGTCGTGTCACCGGGCAGCATCGCCTCCGAAGCGCTCACCGGCTGGGCCGAGTCGGTCGGTGTCGACGGCAACGATCCCTATGCGCTGATGGCTGCCATCGACGAGCATTTCGGCCATCCGGCGCATCTGCCGCGTGCCGGGTTGCCCGACGAGATCGGCCCCGTCGTGGCCTTCCTTGCCTCCAAACGCAACTCGTATATGACCGGCGCCAACATAAACGTCGACGGCGGATCCGACTTCACCTGA
- a CDS encoding crotonase/enoyl-CoA hydratase family protein has translation MSDAVLRERQGRILVITINRPEARNAVNLAVSQGLADAVDELDNDPDLTVGVVTGAGGNFCSGMDLKAFAAGEAVAIPGRGIGFTERPPRKPLIAAVEGFAVAGGTEVVLGTDLVVASTTARFGIPEVKRGLVAAGGGLLRLPHRIPYQKAFELALTGETFTAEQGEAWGFVNILTEPGGALAGAIELAGKISANGPLAVAATKDVLLQSADWSQAEMWKKQMELIIPVFSSNDAREGAVAFAEKRAPNWTGT, from the coding sequence GTGTCGGACGCAGTGCTGCGGGAGCGCCAAGGCCGGATACTGGTCATCACGATCAACCGCCCCGAGGCCCGCAACGCGGTGAATCTCGCTGTGAGCCAAGGACTTGCCGACGCGGTCGACGAGCTCGACAACGACCCCGACCTGACCGTCGGGGTGGTCACCGGCGCGGGCGGAAACTTCTGCTCCGGGATGGATCTCAAGGCATTCGCGGCCGGCGAGGCCGTGGCCATCCCCGGTCGGGGGATCGGGTTCACCGAGCGCCCGCCGCGCAAACCGCTGATCGCCGCGGTCGAGGGCTTCGCGGTCGCCGGCGGGACCGAGGTCGTTCTGGGCACCGACCTGGTGGTCGCCTCGACAACAGCCAGGTTCGGGATCCCCGAGGTCAAGCGCGGCCTGGTGGCGGCCGGCGGCGGACTGCTCCGCCTGCCGCACCGCATCCCGTATCAGAAGGCGTTCGAGTTGGCCTTGACCGGCGAGACCTTCACCGCCGAACAGGGCGAGGCGTGGGGCTTCGTCAACATCCTCACCGAACCCGGCGGGGCGCTGGCCGGGGCGATCGAGTTGGCCGGGAAGATCAGCGCCAACGGCCCGCTGGCGGTCGCCGCGACCAAGGACGTGCTGCTGCAATCCGCCGACTGGAGCCAGGCGGAAATGTGGAAGAAGCAGATGGAGCTCATCATTCCGGTGTTCTCCTCCAACGACGCCCGCGAAGGTGCCGTCGCATTCGCAGAGAAGCGCGCGCCGAATTGGACCGGCACGTAA
- a CDS encoding TetR/AcrR family transcriptional regulator C-terminal domain-containing protein, translating into MAKPATAAKRPRRERGSINPDDIIAGAFELAEQVSIDNLSMPLLGKHLGVGVTSIYWYFRKKDDLLNAMTDRALGQYVFATPYVEAADWRETLANHARTMRKTFMGNPILCDLILIRSALSPRAVRAGEQAVEKAITSLVEAGLSAEDAFDTYSAVSVHVRGSVVLHRLYEKNRAADEDAHKLEDAIIGNAESTPLLAKVSAEGHRIGGADERNFEFGLECILDHAAALIEEGKKSSAPKSRRKG; encoded by the coding sequence GTGGCCAAGCCAGCGACCGCCGCCAAGCGGCCCCGGCGCGAGCGTGGGTCGATCAATCCCGACGACATCATCGCGGGCGCCTTCGAACTCGCCGAGCAGGTGTCGATCGACAATCTGAGCATGCCCCTGCTGGGCAAGCACCTCGGCGTCGGAGTCACCAGTATCTACTGGTACTTCCGCAAGAAGGACGACCTGCTCAATGCGATGACCGACCGCGCACTGGGCCAGTACGTGTTCGCCACGCCGTATGTCGAGGCCGCCGACTGGCGCGAGACCCTGGCCAACCACGCGCGGACGATGCGAAAGACGTTCATGGGCAACCCGATCCTGTGCGATCTGATCCTGATCCGCTCCGCGCTGAGCCCCCGCGCGGTGCGGGCAGGCGAGCAGGCAGTCGAGAAGGCGATCACCAGCCTGGTCGAGGCCGGCCTGTCCGCGGAAGACGCGTTCGACACTTACTCCGCGGTCTCGGTGCACGTTCGCGGTTCGGTTGTGCTTCACCGGCTTTATGAGAAGAACCGGGCCGCCGACGAGGATGCCCACAAGCTCGAGGACGCGATCATCGGCAACGCCGAGAGCACCCCGCTGCTTGCCAAGGTCAGTGCCGAGGGGCACCGCATCGGCGGCGCCGACGAGCGCAACTTCGAATTCGGCCTCGAGTGCATCCTCGACCACGCTGCGGCGCTCATCGAGGAAGGCAAGAAGTCCTCCGCGCCGAAGTCTCGCCGAAAGGGCTAG